In a genomic window of Rhododendron vialii isolate Sample 1 chromosome 12a, ASM3025357v1:
- the LOC131311923 gene encoding uncharacterized protein LOC131311923, with protein sequence MNTMRRQQDEQSRVFCELSTLILNILRSPPAPIHFADHSPDPPAPVRFSDHSPAPVNRRRPSTPPISPAGFASLLLGISLALMLCGSVTFFIGFMLMPWVLGLVMFFYVVGIVSSLSMIGRAILCHTAASPPSPRKEVPAWKLM encoded by the exons ATGAATACGATGAGAAGGCAACAAGATGAACAATCGAGGGTTTTCTGCGAGCTCTCCACTTTAATCCTCAACATCCTCCGATCTCCTCCCGCGCCGATTCACTTCGCCGATCACTCCCCGGATCCTCCCGCGCCGGTTCGCTTCTCCGATCACTCTCCGGCGCCGGTTAATAGGAGAAGGCCGTCCACGCCGCCGATCTCGCCGGCGGGGTTCGCGTCGCTGCTGCTGGGGATTTCGCTGGCGTTGATGCTGTGTGGGTCGGTTACGTTCTTCATTGGGTTCATGTTGATGCCTTGGGTCCTTGGGTTGGTGATGTTTTTCTATGTGGTTGGGATTGTGTCGAGCTTGTCGATGATCGGACGGGCGATTCTTTGTCACACCGCCGCGTCGCCGCCCTCGCCGAGGAAGGAGGTTccag CTTGGAAACTCATGTGA